One Streptomyces sp. V4I8 genomic window carries:
- a CDS encoding ATP-binding protein, producing MSDYPVVEPRLRCVLPFEAVPAEVHQLRRRAVVQLSQWGTPVAADEAQLLVTELATNVVKHVGERASATLVLEWCGERLRIEVHDKSRAMPTPNPEGSDAECGRGLHLVAALAVEWGAVLTAAGKAVWCEIPTGGGRACRRIERAAEALERYQTARSGAGLPSGRRETGLDEAAVELIADLLHWSNARGHDPDDFLDLAQMYYEAEADAA from the coding sequence ATGTCCGACTATCCAGTCGTCGAGCCCCGGCTCCGATGCGTGCTGCCTTTCGAGGCGGTGCCGGCGGAGGTGCACCAGCTTCGGCGAAGGGCCGTGGTGCAGCTCAGTCAGTGGGGCACACCCGTGGCTGCCGACGAAGCGCAGTTGCTTGTCACGGAGCTGGCTACGAACGTCGTAAAGCATGTTGGTGAGCGAGCTTCAGCGACCCTGGTCCTTGAGTGGTGCGGCGAGCGGCTTCGCATTGAAGTGCACGACAAGAGCCGGGCGATGCCGACACCGAACCCGGAGGGCAGTGACGCCGAGTGTGGTCGTGGTCTCCATCTGGTGGCGGCACTGGCCGTGGAGTGGGGAGCGGTCCTGACCGCAGCGGGAAAGGCAGTCTGGTGTGAGATCCCGACCGGTGGCGGTCGTGCGTGCCGACGAATTGAGCGAGCAGCCGAGGCGCTTGAGCGCTACCAGACGGCCAGGAGTGGTGCCGGCCTCCCGAGCGGACGACGAGAGACCGGCCTTGACGAGGCAGCGGTTGAACTGATCGCGGACCTTCTCCACTGGAGCAACGCGCGCGGTCATGACCCGGACGATTTCCTGGACCTCGCGCAGATGTACTACGAGGCTGAAGCCGACGCTGCCTGA
- a CDS encoding helix-turn-helix domain-containing protein has product MPERTTTRRRQLGAMMRKLRARKGLTLEEAGQLVGVSKATVSRYETQAGPVKWIVIDALCREYGATEAERKAVVGLAKDAKQQGWWSSFADSIPESMNLLLTLEDEAVREGHFSCVYVPGLLQTRAYSTALQKANEVPLGPAEIERLVDIRMKRQEILNRPKPLHLWAILDESVIRRVVGSPETMKEQLDRLLEANESPHITLQILPFSKGAHAAALGSFVIIGGPEPALDVVYVDFHAGSLFLEKDEELERYRLAFEYLRAQALDMEASSAMIHCARKEL; this is encoded by the coding sequence ATGCCTGAACGGACCACGACCCGCCGCCGTCAACTGGGCGCGATGATGCGCAAGTTGAGGGCCCGCAAGGGACTGACCCTTGAAGAGGCTGGGCAGCTTGTCGGCGTCTCCAAGGCGACTGTAAGTAGGTATGAAACCCAGGCCGGGCCGGTCAAGTGGATCGTCATTGACGCACTGTGCCGGGAGTACGGAGCGACCGAGGCCGAACGAAAGGCAGTTGTCGGTCTGGCGAAGGACGCGAAGCAACAGGGCTGGTGGAGCTCCTTCGCCGACTCCATCCCGGAGAGCATGAACTTGCTGCTCACGCTTGAGGACGAGGCCGTTCGCGAAGGTCACTTCTCCTGCGTCTACGTTCCCGGCCTCTTGCAGACACGCGCCTACAGCACGGCACTTCAGAAGGCCAACGAAGTGCCGCTCGGGCCTGCGGAGATCGAGCGGCTCGTCGACATCCGCATGAAGCGGCAGGAGATCCTCAACCGCCCAAAACCGCTGCACTTGTGGGCGATCCTTGACGAGTCTGTGATTCGCCGTGTCGTCGGGTCGCCCGAGACGATGAAGGAACAGCTCGACCGTCTGCTTGAGGCTAACGAGTCACCCCACATCACGCTTCAGATCCTGCCGTTCTCCAAAGGAGCCCACGCCGCGGCGCTTGGGAGTTTCGTCATCATCGGCGGGCCGGAGCCAGCCCTTGACGTGGTGTACGTCGACTTCCATGCCGGCTCCCTCTTCCTGGAGAAGGACGAAGAACTGGAGCGATACAGACTTGCGTTCGAGTACCTGCGGGCACAAGCGTTGGACATGGAGGCGTCCTCCGCCATGATCCATTGCGCCCGCAAGGAGCTGTGA
- a CDS encoding DUF397 domain-containing protein, with the protein MPDTTQPVSELVWFKSSYSGGNTTECVETAVTRSGVLVRDSKLPKRAHIMLSAGAWSSFLAVICGSA; encoded by the coding sequence ATGCCCGATACAACTCAGCCCGTCTCCGAGCTCGTCTGGTTCAAGTCGTCGTACAGCGGTGGCAACACGACGGAGTGTGTTGAAACGGCCGTCACCCGGTCCGGCGTGCTGGTGCGGGACTCCAAGCTGCCGAAGCGCGCACACATCATGCTGTCGGCGGGGGCATGGTCCAGCTTCTTGGCAGTCATATGCGGCTCCGCCTGA
- a CDS encoding DUF6879 family protein, which produces MTTVPTFEELFRDCRESAVHLEMRDSYMKSDPAYVDWAAGLTIDPAQRWGDWLDLVSEATGRGVKVRRARIVSEPVSRYIRFEHEVTKGLNIAAGEEVRWLPRRQATAIALPGNDFWLFDSALLLVNHFDGEGEWLEPSTSTDPQEIKLCGSAFEAVWEVGIPHSDYQLA; this is translated from the coding sequence GTGACGACCGTTCCGACGTTTGAGGAGTTGTTCCGCGACTGCCGTGAGTCAGCGGTGCACCTCGAGATGCGCGACTCCTATATGAAGTCGGACCCGGCCTACGTCGACTGGGCGGCCGGCCTCACCATCGACCCCGCGCAGAGGTGGGGCGACTGGCTGGACCTGGTCTCCGAGGCGACAGGGCGAGGCGTGAAGGTCCGCCGTGCCCGCATCGTGTCCGAGCCTGTGAGCAGGTACATCCGGTTCGAGCATGAAGTGACGAAGGGACTGAACATAGCCGCGGGGGAAGAGGTGCGCTGGCTGCCACGGCGGCAGGCCACCGCCATCGCCCTGCCGGGCAACGACTTCTGGCTCTTCGACTCGGCCTTGTTGCTGGTGAACCACTTCGACGGCGAGGGCGAGTGGCTGGAGCCATCCACCAGCACAGATCCTCAGGAGATCAAGCTGTGCGGGAGCGCTTTTGAGGCGGTCTGGGAGGTGGGAATCCCGCACAGCGACTACCAGCTCGCTTGA
- a CDS encoding helix-turn-helix domain-containing protein gives MSSPSSSVQAARKALGQRLREIRLDAGLSARALATLAGWHESKCSRYESGARSPSEADLRAWAQLCGVPHLADDLVTTARGIDGMYVEWRRMERSGLRHAQEAVVPLWERTRRFRIYSSWLIPGPVQTAPYIEALLRSIRDRRQLADDVEEAVRVRIAKQHVVHEGNHSFAIVLEEAALRYRIGGPEVMAGQLGHLLTAASLPSVSLGIIPLSTDRSHIWPVEGFFLYDAEVTNVELVSAHLTVTQSHEINLYAQTFAELSELAVYGSKARELITSAIDSLG, from the coding sequence ATGTCGTCCCCCTCCTCCAGCGTTCAGGCAGCCCGCAAGGCTCTCGGCCAACGTCTGCGCGAGATCCGGCTCGATGCCGGGTTGAGCGCGCGGGCGTTGGCCACGCTAGCGGGGTGGCATGAATCCAAGTGCTCTCGGTACGAGAGCGGGGCTCGCAGCCCTTCTGAAGCGGATCTGCGGGCGTGGGCACAGCTCTGCGGTGTGCCACACCTTGCCGACGATCTCGTGACAACTGCCCGTGGCATCGACGGCATGTACGTCGAGTGGCGACGTATGGAGCGGTCCGGACTGCGTCACGCTCAAGAGGCGGTCGTGCCACTGTGGGAACGCACCCGCCGCTTCCGCATCTACTCGTCCTGGCTCATCCCTGGCCCCGTTCAGACGGCGCCTTACATTGAGGCCCTGCTGCGGTCGATCCGCGATCGTCGACAGTTGGCCGACGACGTGGAAGAAGCCGTCCGCGTCCGCATTGCCAAGCAACACGTGGTCCACGAAGGCAACCACAGCTTCGCCATCGTGCTGGAGGAAGCCGCCCTGCGGTACCGCATCGGTGGTCCCGAGGTCATGGCGGGACAACTGGGCCACCTGCTCACCGCTGCCTCGCTCCCATCGGTTTCCCTCGGGATCATCCCGCTGAGCACCGACCGGTCCCACATCTGGCCCGTGGAGGGTTTCTTCCTGTACGACGCCGAGGTGACGAACGTCGAGTTGGTCTCCGCGCATCTCACTGTCACGCAGAGCCACGAGATCAATCTCTACGCGCAGACCTTCGCGGAGCTCTCCGAGTTGGCTGTCTATGGATCCAAGGCCCGGGAGCTGATCACCTCGGCGATCGACTCACTCGGGTGA
- a CDS encoding DUF5753 domain-containing protein produces MRLEPAPDANDVQSELALLERDAARLRYFLPAIPTGLIQTPEYMRQVMTRTSPIVGRDVEQVIARKLERQAVLGDLDKRFEFLLTESAIRWQLCEAAVMARQVEHLVSLSHRSNIDIKVLPLTGRVSEVPFNTFTLYDASLATLEVFTGRVVLREAMDIAQYDRIFGSLAEHACVADVARRLLAEWAEPFDSRRS; encoded by the coding sequence ATGAGGTTGGAACCGGCGCCCGATGCAAATGACGTGCAAAGTGAGCTCGCCCTGCTGGAAAGGGATGCCGCACGCCTGCGGTATTTCCTTCCCGCGATTCCCACCGGACTGATCCAGACGCCCGAGTACATGCGGCAGGTGATGACACGGACATCGCCCATCGTCGGCAGGGATGTTGAGCAAGTGATCGCGCGGAAGCTGGAACGTCAGGCCGTCCTCGGCGACCTCGACAAACGGTTCGAGTTTCTGCTCACCGAGTCTGCGATCCGGTGGCAGCTGTGCGAGGCAGCCGTCATGGCCCGGCAGGTCGAGCACCTCGTGTCCCTCTCTCATCGCTCGAACATCGATATCAAGGTGCTTCCACTGACGGGCCGGGTCTCCGAGGTTCCGTTCAACACGTTCACGTTGTACGACGCCAGCCTCGCCACATTGGAGGTGTTCACCGGGCGGGTGGTGCTGCGCGAGGCGATGGACATTGCCCAGTACGACCGGATCTTCGGCTCCCTTGCAGAGCACGCGTGCGTCGCGGACGTGGCGAGGCGCCTGCTTGCCGAGTGGGCGGAGCCTTTCGACAGCCGCCGTAGTTGA
- a CDS encoding ABC transporter substrate-binding protein, which translates to MRTTRTTRSTTRSTIRTTHTTGATPRRLLAALALAPLLTGCFVSSSEGSSDAEGVAGSGGRLRVALAVPPVQALSPYSNDATVLSKLSVAEGLTALDEDGAAAPALAKSWTRKNATTWTFELRKATFQDGTDVTAESVVNALDQAGDAETKPRVLSDVTLTAKAVDADTVTISTTAADPVLPLRLASPALGILAPKAYAKDGTVSPVGTGTGAFEITKLSGKTKATLDRFDGYWGGKAKAPGIDVTWIADGTARANALRGGDVDIAEWIPTAQAGLLNEDTRHEVPSVRTDSLVLNTGSGIFTDASLRSAAREAVDGSALVDSVFGGYADPAEGLFGPAVSWAADKRVEVSGRASAATTADVKAKAKGKTLRLATYTNRAELPEAATVLQQQLEKAGFTVKQDVREYTQMEADLLAGKYDALVFSRVTLLDTGDAVAYLASDYMSDGVYNIAGLKDSKVDRAIKSAAGEGDTDKRQRKIMEAEAEILRTDAVVPLVHEKVVQGISTDVEGVLLDPRERSLVDVDTTVKQ; encoded by the coding sequence ATGCGCACCACCCGCACTACCCGCAGCACTACCCGCAGCACTATCCGCACTACCCACACCACCGGCGCCACCCCGCGAAGACTCCTCGCGGCCCTCGCGCTCGCCCCGCTGCTGACCGGCTGCTTCGTCTCGTCGAGTGAGGGCAGTTCGGACGCGGAAGGCGTGGCAGGATCGGGCGGTCGCCTGCGGGTTGCCCTCGCGGTGCCGCCGGTGCAGGCCCTGTCGCCGTACAGCAACGACGCCACCGTGCTGAGCAAGCTGTCCGTGGCCGAAGGCCTCACCGCGCTGGACGAGGACGGGGCCGCCGCGCCGGCCCTCGCGAAGTCCTGGACGCGGAAGAACGCCACCACCTGGACCTTCGAACTGCGCAAGGCCACCTTCCAGGACGGCACGGACGTCACCGCCGAGTCCGTCGTCAACGCGCTCGACCAGGCGGGCGACGCCGAGACCAAGCCCCGTGTCCTCAGCGACGTGACGCTGACCGCCAAGGCCGTGGACGCCGACACCGTCACCATCAGCACGACGGCCGCCGACCCGGTGCTCCCGCTGCGGCTCGCCAGCCCCGCGCTGGGCATCCTCGCTCCGAAGGCGTACGCGAAGGACGGGACCGTCAGCCCGGTCGGCACCGGTACCGGTGCCTTCGAGATCACGAAGCTCTCCGGGAAGACCAAGGCCACGCTCGACCGCTTCGACGGGTACTGGGGCGGCAAGGCCAAGGCGCCCGGCATCGATGTGACCTGGATCGCGGACGGCACCGCCCGCGCCAACGCCCTGCGCGGCGGCGATGTCGACATCGCCGAGTGGATCCCCACCGCCCAGGCGGGGTTGCTGAACGAGGACACCCGGCATGAAGTGCCTTCCGTGCGGACCGACAGTCTCGTTCTCAACACCGGGAGCGGCATCTTCACGGACGCCTCGCTCCGTTCGGCCGCCCGTGAGGCCGTGGACGGTTCCGCGCTCGTCGACTCGGTCTTCGGCGGGTACGCCGACCCCGCGGAGGGTCTGTTCGGACCCGCGGTCTCCTGGGCGGCCGACAAGCGGGTGGAGGTGAGCGGGCGCGCCTCGGCCGCTACCACCGCCGACGTCAAGGCGAAGGCCAAGGGGAAGACGCTGCGGCTCGCCACCTACACCAACCGCGCCGAGCTGCCCGAAGCCGCGACCGTCCTGCAACAGCAGCTGGAGAAGGCCGGATTCACGGTGAAGCAGGACGTCCGCGAGTACACGCAGATGGAGGCCGACCTCCTCGCGGGCAAGTACGACGCGCTCGTCTTCTCCCGGGTGACCCTCCTCGACACCGGCGACGCGGTCGCCTACCTCGCCAGTGACTACATGAGCGACGGCGTCTACAACATCGCGGGCCTGAAGGACTCCAAGGTCGACCGGGCCATCAAGTCCGCCGCCGGGGAAGGCGATACGGACAAGCGGCAGCGGAAGATCATGGAGGCCGAGGCGGAGATCCTGCGCACGGACGCCGTGGTGCCGTTGGTCCACGAGAAGGTCGTGCAGGGCATCAGCACCGATGTCGAGGGTGTGCTCCTCGACCCCCGCGAACGCTCCCTGGTCGACGTCGACACGACTGTGAAGCAGTAG
- a CDS encoding ABC transporter permease subunit — translation MSVLAGGAGVRSVRWPTVAGRVVAGSALLTAVALLPWLSGTDPALTVLRARSADQDPTPAQLAAVRDQLGLDKGPFTHLAHWLGGLPRGDAGSSWVSGEAVLPQVTTAFAVSVTLMLGALVVTLAVAGLVCARTLFLGSRRRLRRARAGTGAAVLAALPKFLLASLLATVCGVWLEWFPSSGWEGPSSMVLPALALGVPSGAMIGGLLDQSLPGAFREPWARTWYAFGFSSGAVARNAVRRTLAGVLPQLLPTVVALVGGAVAVEKIFNIPGLGRLALDAAIAQDLPPLQTATLALVLLGVIAGMLIQALRRTLLGPALRDGALTTPPPAALARGRSTRWIAGFCAVVLLALVAAGLLRDPLQVDTAARLLPPSGAHPLGTDALGRDLLARLGHGALRTASVALAVTAVSVLVGLLLGSAARVSAGLTEVASTLPAVLAGLLTTAVTGPSVWGAALAVCLVGWTPYAAQAAALLEEERASGHMLASVSFGAGPLYLMRHHYLPAVLPAVLRNALLRLPTAVLVLASLGFLGLGEQPPTPEWGRLLSENQPYVELAPWTVLGPACALVLLSVLAVSGTASGRGIRGSRAGWAPRAHSGSRPVARAERMTRTAAKEGG, via the coding sequence ATGAGTGTCTTGGCGGGCGGGGCCGGCGTCCGTTCGGTGCGGTGGCCCACCGTGGCCGGCCGTGTCGTCGCCGGGTCCGCGCTGCTCACGGCCGTCGCCCTGCTGCCCTGGCTGTCGGGGACCGACCCTGCGCTGACGGTTCTGCGGGCCCGCTCCGCCGACCAGGATCCGACTCCGGCGCAACTGGCCGCCGTACGGGACCAACTGGGCCTGGACAAAGGGCCGTTCACGCATCTCGCACACTGGTTGGGCGGGCTGCCGCGCGGTGACGCGGGGAGTTCCTGGGTGTCGGGCGAAGCGGTTCTGCCGCAGGTCACGACCGCCTTCGCGGTGTCCGTGACGCTGATGCTCGGCGCGCTCGTGGTCACGCTCGCGGTGGCGGGGCTGGTCTGCGCCCGCACCCTGTTCCTCGGCTCCCGGCGGCGGCTGCGCCGGGCGCGGGCGGGCACCGGGGCCGCCGTCCTCGCCGCGCTGCCCAAGTTCCTGCTCGCCTCGCTGCTCGCCACGGTGTGCGGGGTGTGGCTGGAGTGGTTCCCGTCGAGTGGGTGGGAGGGACCGTCGTCGATGGTGCTGCCCGCGCTCGCCCTGGGCGTGCCGTCGGGAGCGATGATCGGCGGACTGCTCGACCAGTCGCTGCCCGGCGCCTTCCGGGAGCCTTGGGCCCGGACCTGGTACGCCTTCGGGTTCTCGTCCGGCGCCGTCGCCCGCAACGCCGTACGCCGCACGCTGGCCGGTGTGCTCCCGCAGCTCCTGCCGACCGTCGTGGCGCTGGTCGGCGGCGCGGTCGCGGTGGAGAAGATCTTCAACATTCCGGGGCTCGGCCGACTGGCCCTGGACGCGGCCATCGCCCAGGATCTCCCGCCATTGCAGACCGCCACGCTGGCCCTCGTCCTGCTCGGTGTCATCGCCGGGATGCTCATCCAGGCTCTGCGGCGCACGCTCCTCGGCCCCGCCCTGCGGGATGGCGCCCTGACCACCCCGCCCCCGGCGGCCCTCGCGCGAGGGCGCTCCACTCGCTGGATCGCCGGGTTCTGTGCCGTCGTACTGCTGGCCCTGGTCGCGGCGGGGCTGTTGCGCGATCCCCTGCAGGTGGACACGGCCGCCCGGCTCCTGCCGCCTTCCGGCGCACACCCGTTGGGCACGGACGCGCTCGGCCGTGACCTGCTGGCCCGGCTGGGCCACGGGGCGCTGCGTACGGCGAGTGTGGCCCTCGCGGTGACGGCGGTCAGCGTGCTCGTCGGGCTGCTGCTCGGCAGTGCGGCACGGGTGAGCGCGGGCCTGACGGAGGTGGCCTCGACGCTGCCGGCCGTTCTCGCCGGACTTCTGACCACGGCGGTGACCGGGCCGTCGGTGTGGGGTGCCGCGCTCGCGGTGTGCCTGGTCGGCTGGACGCCGTACGCCGCCCAGGCCGCGGCGCTGCTCGAAGAGGAACGGGCGAGTGGTCACATGCTGGCGTCGGTCTCGTTCGGCGCCGGCCCGCTGTACCTGATGCGCCACCACTACCTGCCAGCGGTTCTGCCCGCCGTCCTGCGCAACGCCCTGCTGCGGCTGCCCACCGCGGTTCTGGTGCTGGCCTCCCTCGGTTTCCTCGGGCTGGGCGAGCAGCCGCCCACTCCGGAGTGGGGGCGGCTGCTGTCGGAGAACCAGCCGTACGTCGAACTGGCGCCCTGGACCGTGCTCGGGCCGGCCTGCGCGCTCGTCCTGCTCTCCGTTCTCGCGGTGTCCGGTACGGCGTCGGGGCGCGGGATTCGAGGGAGTCGTGCAGGTTGGGCGCCGCGTGCGCACAGCGGTTCGAGGCCTGTCGCACGGGCTGAGAGGATGACGCGGACCGCAGCGAAAGAAGGGGGATGA
- a CDS encoding sigma-70 family RNA polymerase sigma factor, which translates to MSDGSAKVPAQATPPVSTTASYARIYEEQQPRLVAFARSLTRNNSWAAEDLVAEAHFRVWRRLSAGHEIENVPAYLMTTVRHLAATAGGDTREAPHDPQAAERADVATHAEGMADPAEQVSSVDLLVRVLGQLPERWVQALWLAEAEGQPLETVGQRIGAKQGATAVLLHRAREGMRQAFLRNQTGAPDDPACEVHWVRMPAYVRGNATPRQSERLLAHVDACDDCRGRLAVLMRANDRLPAFVGPALLVFAVGGAGKFLLPLAAGSAGATAALSGQLGGVLHGVRQAVTGGGAGGAKVPAAVAAGATVTGMALAMVLALGTGGGSAPTPTSPRVPLAEAPVARPSEGAGVGERVPGDPGGLAGTPEVKQAEQRWAVGGADVLPADVDGSDAAGTGAAAESGDGVEPGAEPGPVVEAEPGPVVEPGPVVEPAPVVEPGPGVEPAPGGRARSGGRARSGGRG; encoded by the coding sequence ATGTCCGACGGTTCCGCCAAGGTGCCCGCCCAGGCGACCCCTCCCGTGTCCACCACCGCCTCGTACGCCCGTATCTACGAGGAACAGCAGCCGCGCCTGGTCGCGTTCGCGCGCTCGCTCACCCGCAACAACTCCTGGGCCGCCGAGGACCTGGTCGCCGAGGCGCACTTCCGCGTCTGGCGGCGGCTGTCGGCGGGGCATGAGATCGAGAACGTACCGGCGTACCTGATGACGACGGTGCGGCACCTGGCGGCGACGGCCGGCGGCGATACGCGCGAGGCCCCGCACGACCCGCAGGCCGCCGAGCGGGCGGACGTCGCCACCCACGCCGAGGGCATGGCGGACCCGGCCGAACAGGTCTCCTCGGTCGACCTCTTGGTGCGGGTGCTGGGCCAACTGCCCGAACGCTGGGTGCAGGCCCTGTGGCTCGCGGAGGCCGAGGGGCAGCCGCTGGAGACGGTCGGTCAGCGCATCGGCGCCAAGCAGGGCGCGACCGCCGTACTGCTCCACCGTGCCCGCGAGGGCATGCGCCAGGCCTTCCTGCGCAACCAGACCGGCGCCCCCGACGACCCCGCGTGCGAGGTCCACTGGGTGCGCATGCCGGCCTACGTGCGCGGCAATGCGACGCCCCGCCAGTCGGAACGTCTGCTCGCCCACGTGGACGCCTGCGACGACTGCCGCGGCCGGCTCGCGGTACTCATGCGCGCCAACGACCGGCTGCCCGCGTTCGTCGGCCCGGCCCTGCTGGTCTTCGCCGTGGGCGGCGCGGGCAAGTTCCTGCTGCCGCTGGCCGCCGGATCCGCCGGCGCCACGGCCGCCCTGAGCGGCCAGCTCGGCGGCGTGCTGCACGGCGTCCGCCAAGCGGTGACCGGCGGCGGGGCCGGCGGTGCGAAGGTGCCCGCCGCCGTCGCGGCCGGTGCGACGGTCACGGGCATGGCCCTCGCGATGGTCCTCGCACTGGGCACGGGCGGCGGCTCCGCCCCGACGCCCACCTCGCCGCGGGTGCCGCTGGCGGAGGCGCCGGTGGCGCGGCCGTCGGAGGGGGCGGGGGTGGGGGAGCGGGTGCCGGGAGACCCAGGGGGGTTGGCCGGGACACCCGAGGTGAAGCAGGCCGAGCAGCGCTGGGCGGTTGGTGGGGCTGACGTTCTGCCTGCCGACGTCGATGGTTCGGATGCGGCGGGGACGGGGGCTGCGGCTGAGTCGGGGGATGGCGTTGAGCCGGGCGCTGAGCCTGGGCCGGTGGTTGAGGCTGAGCCTGGGCCGGTGGTCGAGCCTGGTCCGGTGGTAGAGCCCGCTCCGGTGGTAGAGCCCGGTCCGGGGGTAGAGCCCGCTCCGGGGGGTAGAGCCCGGTCCGGTGGTAGAGCCCGGTCCGGGGGTCGTGGTTGA
- a CDS encoding SsgA family sporulation/cell division regulator has product MRTTFEQPVRARLVTPDFPELPIRPTLRYRAAEPFAVHIDFPAHVSADEEGVTWTFARSLLEEGLDAAAGLGDVRIRPYGRYRTVVEFHAPHGMAAIRFGTATLRRFLLRSYGVVEPGSEELGPELDHGLMSLLDEV; this is encoded by the coding sequence ATGCGCACCACATTTGAGCAGCCCGTTCGCGCCCGCCTCGTCACCCCCGACTTCCCGGAGCTTCCGATACGCCCCACGCTTCGCTACCGCGCCGCCGAACCCTTCGCCGTGCACATCGACTTCCCGGCGCATGTCTCGGCCGACGAGGAGGGGGTGACATGGACGTTCGCCCGCTCGCTGCTGGAGGAGGGGCTCGACGCGGCGGCCGGGCTCGGGGACGTACGCATACGGCCGTACGGCCGGTACCGCACGGTCGTGGAGTTCCACGCGCCGCACGGCATGGCCGCGATCCGTTTCGGGACGGCTACTCTTCGGCGGTTTCTGCTGCGGTCGTACGGCGTCGTCGAGCCGGGGAGTGAGGAGCTGGGGCCGGAACTCGACCACGGCCTCATGTCCCTGCTCGACGAGGTCTGA
- a CDS encoding Lrp/AsnC family transcriptional regulator: protein MDDTDSAILTHLQRDARLTNRELARRVGIAPSTCLERVRALRARGVITGYHAAVQPRLLGRSLQALVFARLRPLSREVIHDFESYLTQLPEVVSVFVVSGDDDFLVHVAVPDIEHLHAFLMDRFSARREVVSFRSSVIYRQTGTRVMTPIDRLTD, encoded by the coding sequence ATGGACGACACTGATTCGGCGATCCTCACCCATCTCCAGCGCGATGCACGGCTCACCAACCGCGAACTCGCCCGCAGGGTCGGCATCGCGCCCTCCACCTGCCTGGAACGGGTCCGCGCCCTGCGCGCCCGCGGCGTGATCACCGGCTACCACGCGGCCGTACAGCCCCGCCTGTTGGGCCGCTCGCTCCAGGCCCTGGTCTTCGCCCGGCTGCGCCCGCTGAGCCGCGAGGTGATCCACGACTTCGAGAGCTACCTCACCCAACTCCCCGAGGTCGTCTCGGTCTTCGTGGTCTCCGGCGACGACGACTTCCTCGTCCATGTGGCCGTCCCGGACATCGAGCACCTGCACGCCTTCCTCATGGACCGCTTCAGCGCCCGCCGCGAGGTGGTGAGCTTCCGCAGCTCGGTGATCTACCGGCAGACGGGAACGCGCGTGATGACGCCCATCGACCGGCTGACCGACTGA
- a CDS encoding methyltransferase domain-containing protein: protein MTTAAARPVDRADAHPVDRADAHPADRADAQPADRADAQPADRADAQPADRADAHPVDQAAPQPVDQAVDHYDRFLAEHYTWMLGGDLDALAAVQRAALSAWGVTPGSAIGSAAAGALAVDLGCGPGHASLALAGLGFDSVLAVDLSRALLAELAAHAADVPAVSAVRADVRTALRELVRPGSAQAVVCLGDTLTHLPTRGDVAALFADVAAALAPEGTAVFAYRDLTVPLTGTDRFLPVRATEDRIMTCFLEYPDDYDDYTVVVHDLIHTRDNAHTDYTAATAATAATADHRSNWTLNARSYRKLRLSHAWVLDQLRTAGLRVRHEQRGAGGMRTVVLERGAS from the coding sequence ATGACGACCGCCGCCGCTCGCCCCGTCGACCGAGCCGACGCTCACCCCGTCGACCGGGCCGACGCTCACCCCGCCGACCGGGCCGACGCTCAACCCGCCGACCGGGCCGACGCTCAACCCGCCGACCGGGCCGACGCTCAACCCGCCGACCGGGCCGACGCTCACCCCGTCGACCAAGCCGCCCCTCAACCCGTCGATCAGGCCGTCGACCACTACGACCGGTTCCTCGCCGAGCACTACACCTGGATGCTCGGGGGCGATCTCGACGCGCTCGCCGCGGTGCAGCGGGCCGCGCTCTCGGCGTGGGGTGTGACGCCCGGGTCCGCGATCGGTTCGGCGGCGGCCGGGGCACTCGCCGTGGATCTGGGGTGCGGCCCTGGGCATGCGAGTCTCGCGCTGGCCGGGCTGGGCTTCGACTCCGTTCTCGCGGTCGATCTGAGCCGGGCCTTGCTGGCCGAACTCGCCGCGCACGCCGCCGATGTGCCCGCCGTGAGCGCGGTGCGGGCGGATGTGCGGACCGCTCTTCGGGAGCTCGTGCGGCCGGGGTCGGCGCAGGCTGTCGTATGCCTGGGTGACACGTTGACGCATCTGCCGACCCGAGGGGATGTGGCCGCCCTCTTCGCCGACGTCGCCGCCGCGCTCGCGCCCGAGGGGACGGCCGTGTTCGCCTACCGCGACCTGACGGTCCCGCTCACGGGCACCGACCGCTTCCTCCCGGTCCGGGCGACCGAGGACCGGATCATGACGTGCTTCCTGGAGTACCCGGACGACTACGACGACTACACGGTCGTCGTCCACGATCTGATCCACACCCGGGACAACGCCCACACCGACTACACCGCTGCCACTGCCGCCACTGCCGCCACTGCCGACCACAGGTCCAACTGGACTCTCAACGCCCGCAGTTACCGCAAACTGCGCCTCTCCCACGCCTGGGTGCTGGACCAGCTCCGCACGGCCGGGCTGCGCGTGCGGCACGAGCAGCGCGGAGCCGGGGGCATGCGGACGGTCGTCCTGGAGCGCGGCGCCTCATAG